A window of Macrotis lagotis isolate mMagLag1 chromosome 1, bilby.v1.9.chrom.fasta, whole genome shotgun sequence genomic DNA:
GGGATCAAAAgattacagaagaagaaatgtttgatttttaaaactttagaaaaaaaggTACACTTTGGAGTGACCTAAAGTTGGACATTCCTCCTGGGTTTCTGCACTTCAGAATGTCTCCTAGATTTGTCAAAGGATGCTATTAAATTTTCCAtataatttaacaaataaaattaatttcagttcattttaatttaaaaaaaattaaatacaacaCTTGAGACATGTTTGGAAAATCAGACTAACAATATCACAGATCCAAAAGGTTTGGGGATTACTCCAGAAATCCCTAGTGTCCTAGCAtgatttcttatgtatttttttttttgttttttacaaggcagtgggattaatgacttgcccaaggtcacacagctaggtaataagtgtctaaggtcggatttgaactcaggtcctcctgacttcagggccactgcaccacctagctagctgcaggcgcccccccccccccccagcatgaTTTCTTAAGTTTCATTTGGCTGCAATATTAACATTCAGTatttaaaatgattgtttttcatttgtaaaagtaTAATTGATTCATTTAATTGGTTACTTAATCTCTATATTAAGGCTTAGATTATCTTCTTCAAATTCACTGTTTTATACCAAGTAATGTAAGTGAAacattttgtatatctttcaagTGTGAAATTTCATATCATATTGGTATTTCACATTAGTAATTGCCATTTGGAATTTTGAGTTTTTGAAAACCCTATTTAAAGTGTTCCACTTgataatgaatattatatttctaGCTCTTTCATAGATGTCAGAGAGCAGTGCAGGCCTTACAGAGCAGAGCACGAAACTGTACTGAACAGGAAGAACGGGTCCTCCGAAATGTAGTTTCCTCTTTAGCTCAGTCTCTTCAGGAATTATCCACCAATTTTAGACATGCACAATCTGGCTATCTCAAACgtaagtattatttcattttgaggAATTTGGTCTCTGCTTATTTTTTAGCAGTAAAATGATCTTGGCTTAGACTACAAGAAGATACCTTAATTAGTGTAGTTATTATTTCTCTGTTTATGTTATTAGATTTTGAGCACTGAGTATGAAAGCTATGTCAAAAGAAGCATTGACCATTCTTTGCTTGGAAATTATCAAACAAAAAGACATCACTTTGACAGCAAGAAAGATTACATAGTTATATAAGCATTATGCTGGTAAAACCCATTAATGTAATTTAAGTTAAATCTAAAATGGAATTGGGGAGAGGGCTGGGATAGAATGGAGAAAAGTGCAGGAGAAGCAAtgatgtatttcttttattttttttttaattcttcccccAGCTACCAAAACAAGTTTCGTCATtttcttccaaaaccttgagttccatttcttttccttcctttcaccccACTCACCCTCAtcaagaaagcaagttatttggtattggttaaaaatgtatagtcataaaaaacattatttcaatagtcatgttgtaaaagtaaatatatcccctcaaaaaaaaagagaaacctcaagaaaaataaaatacaaaaggggGGGAGCAGTCTTCAGTCtacattcagacaccatcagctcttatCTTTGGGATGgacagcattctttatcataagtccttcagagttctcttgggttacagcattgctgagaaaaggtaagtcattcatagctgatcatcctgcaagattgttgttactttgtataaggtacatttcccattgcatctgcttgtGTAAGTTTTTTTACTGAGAATATCCTGTTCATCTATTTCTGTAGCTTTAATCtcagtcatataccacaatttgttcaactattccccaaccACTGGGCATCAGTAGTTTGcactgaaaactattcatatctcttgatcatttatcagttgggaaatggctgttattttttatttgactcagttctctatgtttaagaaatgaagtctttgtcagaaaaatttgtttcaatttggtgtgtttcttttttaaaaaagtccaaATTGTGCATAATATTTCAGTAACACTTTGTAAGCACTTAGCTCATGCATACACAGATTCTAAAAATCATTATTATCCTGCTTTTTTGCAGCTTATAATCAAGAATAGatgaataaaacataaattaataaataataaatgaattcagtaaatgaatgaatttataatataataaatgaataaaatataaccATAAAACAAGCTAGAAAATCATAATTGGATAAGTTAAATAGGTATGAAGTTCAAGTAGTGAAGgaccattttaatttaaaaggatGAGTGAAAGAAAGCTGGTACTAACTTTAAAGATAATAGTCACTTGTAGGGACAGCTTGTTTGTGAATAAATAACATTAATATATCATCCAGTAATTTAAATACCTACTTTATGATCTTGTTTACTTTTACCATTTATTCAGCAAAAGTAAATCTCAGttcattttctctaaaatattgCATATTTCTACTTGATAGGGTACTAATCAATATGGTTATTGATCTTATTGCTAGAAACTTACACTGAACAGtgctattttatatttgaactttattttggtaatctaaaaattagatttgtctcttggagataatttttaaaactatcattCCAAAAGTTCATATTGATATTTTAGCTTTattctgatgatgatgtttctccttcattctctaagaagaccatgacatcagggaggtgacgccatgtaagcaagtgaattgaatttgagtgggagATAGGGGAGTATtgtattaagtcaccagcctcactttctcctccagagctatctgggtccaatggccagaatCAGGACAATTGGGGATGGCCCTATCAGGGGCAGTCAGGGTTTAAATAGCATGCCcatggtcacatggctagtaagtgtctagtgTCTAaggttgaactcagatcttcttgactccagggctagtgttaaAGCCACTGCGCCAAACTTAGCCCAAtagatttattctatttcttatttgtagaataatctttccaaaattataaatattttagtaagaTAGTTTCATGTTTCCAATAGGCATGAAGAATCGAGAGGAAAGATCCCAGCATTTTTTTGACACATCAGTACCACTCATGGATGATGGCGAGGATAATACTCTTTACGATCGGGTATGTTAAGGACCACAAAATTCATAGCAGTTTACtagcactttttcttttttttttaaaatatctgattTCTGTACAGTAAAAACACATCAGTTAATGTTATTATATACTCATCAGGAGTTTTTACAACATGTATAAGATAAATAGGAGAGGAGGTTAGGTCTTTATTTTTAGAGTCTGATATGGTACTGTACTTTATGCTTTCCTGAAAGCATTCTGGAAAATAGTCtacactaatttttttcttatgaatcaAGCAAGGAATCACAAGTTTACTCTTAGTGGGTTTTTTCAAAGTTGGTGATATGTGGGATGATGCAAACAAAGGTGAGTTGAGTTTTCTCTACTAACCAGGTTATGATTCAGTATCCATTTGAAGCCAGTATGCTTAGTGGATTTGAATCTTTGCCTGTTAAATAGATATTGAAGATTTGTACAATGAAGTCCATGTACCTAGTTCAAAAGAATATCTTAAGCATGTACACCACTTTCATAATTTAGGCCTGAAACGATTTCTCTTTTATTAAGAAGAAAATTCTAATTTAGAagtctctgtttttttctttctttcaataggGTTTTACAGATGACCAGTTAGTGTTGGTAGAACAAAATACATTAATGGTTGAAGAGCGGGAGCGAGAAATTCGCCAGATTGTGCAGTCTATTTCAGACCTAAATGAAATATTTAGGGACTTAGGAGCAATGATTGTGGAACAAGTATGTaaattttcattgtcttttttttttctttttgtaatatgAAATCCTCTTAAGAAAACTGGCTGGTTCTGACTTCTTTCAACTATTACTTCTGCCACTTTCTAATTTGGGCAGGTTATTGCATAATGACTTCAGGAGCCACTACCATTCAAATATAATTAAAGTGATGATTCAAATTTCCTTAGTATTTAGGCCCTTATCCAGTATGAAGCCAAACTGCTCAAAACAGAGCATTAgagctataaagaaaaaaaatccaggtacaaaattatttttaaaatttcaaatgaacTGATAAATTTCTGGTAAAAAATGTTCCAATTAAAGACCCTATCCTTATGTATAGTACATCTACTCCTTTTCCTGACTTTAATCAACAGTTGAggctatttttttcaaagaaaattaggCTTTCTGaagcaaaattattcatttttacattaGTGAATTGTGGCTTGTAATATATAGTTCTTATATATGGAATCTGGGATTTGCATTTATTGTAGTGATAAAAATTTAGTGGCATTGTAATAACCTTGCCTGGTTTCAGAAGTATTATCTGTTTAAGACTTGTGAGCACTAACACTACTTTTCAGAGTTAATTCTCTACCCATCtatttatttgataaaattttaggAGGTCTCACTATCTTTAGGattgaaatttttgaaaatctttttgtCATTCCTtatgaattatatgattttattgtACCTAAAAGGGTAAGCCATGAAACTTTATGCTGGTTGATAATAGTAATTTATCCACATTTCCTACAAATTAAATTCAAACTTTGTTATACTTTTAAACATAAGAATTTGGTACAGCTAACCTTAATAATAcctgagttttacaaattttattttgaaattcaatttttagTCATTACTGTTGTTTTATTATTCAGGGGACAGTCCTTGATAGAATTGACTATAATGTTGAACAATCCTGTA
This region includes:
- the STX16 gene encoding syntaxin-16 isoform X3 gives rise to the protein MALVSGISLDPEAAIGVTKRLPPKWVDGVDEIQYDIGRIKQKMKELASLHDKHLNRPTLDDSSEEEHAIEITTQEITQLFHRCQRAVQALQSRARNCTEQEERVLRNVVSSLAQSLQELSTNFRHAQSGYLKRMKNREERSQHFFDTSVPLMDDGEDNTLYDRGFTDDQLVLVEQNTLMVEEREREIRQIVQSISDLNEIFRDLGAMIVEQGTVLDRIDYNVEQSCIKTEDGLKQLQKAEQYQKKNRKMLVILILFVIVIVLIVVLVGVKSH